TGATGGGCGGGATTCTCCCGGCCTGAGGCACTTCGTCGAGAAAGAACCAGATCCGACGGCCGGAAGGACTTGCATCCGGAAAATGGGTCACGATGGAAGAGGACAGCGCGAATACGGCGGAGACGAAGACGGAGGTCAGGGTTTTGGAATCGGGGTGGACGGGAAGAATGACCGGCGGAGTATTCCCTTTTTCCTGCATTTCCCCGGAGAGGCAGGAACGGAGGGGCAGGAAAGGCCTTCCCGCTTTTTTGAGCTCGAGGTCGAACCGGGAGAGGAGGAGGGTATCGCCCAGGGCCGCGCTCTGGTCGATCAGGACCGACAGGGTGGTTTTGCTCGTCAAATCCTGCACGATCCGGGAGGCCTCCGGGTTGTATCGCTTGACGAGGTTCTGGACCACTTCATCTGAATCGGGACAGAGGATGTCCGCGAGCAGGGCGTCTCCCAGTTCGTGGAATCCCCACGTCCCCCGCCTTTCGGCCATGAGCCGGTGCAGTTCGGCACGGAGAATGGCCCGGGAGGCGTTTCCCCACATGGGCTGCGTGTCCCGGGGATTGATCGGGATCAGGCATTCGGCCAGGAGACGGGCCTGGACTTCGGTCGAAACATCGGAGCCCAGGGCCCATCGGACCGCCCGGGCGTCCCAGGGGGACAGAATCATCTTCTTTCCGTCCGGGATCCGCTCGGTAAAATCCCCCTTGAAATCGAAGATGAGGCTCCTGTCCCCTCTTTGAATTGCCTGGTCGACCATCCCGTTCAGGACGGTCGTTTTTCCGGAGCCCGGAGAGCCAACGAGAGAAAAACTCCGGACTTCGAGGGTTTCCGGGATCCGGATCTCCGGGTGCACAAAAATCCCGTCCGGTCGGCCATATCGGGTCCGGATCTGTTTCCGGATCGGCCCGGCGTCGTTCCGGAGCTGGTCCCCCCGCTTGTGCCGGACCGGCTGGGGACCCCGGGACAGCCGCAGGACGGCGATTCCGACGAGGACGAACGAGACGGTGGAAAGGATCTTCCACGCGAGAAGAAGGGAGCGGGCGAGGCCGGGATCCATCTCGGCCAGGCTTTTTGCCGGACCCAGACTGATGACATGCCCGGGCGGCAGAATGTAAGCTACGGCTTCGCCCCAGAGGGCTACGGCCAATCCCGGGGAATAACCCCGGGTCAGCTTCATCCATGCGAACCAGAGTCCCAAGGAGGTCAGGACCGTCATGAGCACCCCGGCAAAAAGCAGGCCGGGCAGGTCGGAAGGGGGTTTCTGAATCTGGGTGTTGTCGTTTTTCATTTCGCCTCCGATCGGCGCAGGATTTCCCGGTTGGGATCTTCTTCGATCTGGCGCACGATCTCCCAAATGGCTTCTGCGCCCGCTCTTGCATCTTCTGTATCGAGATTCAGGTTTGTCATGATCAAACCGGCGATTCCTTTCGTCATTCTCAGTCCTTCTTCAATTCCGACCGTTTTCATTTTTTGTCCTTCCTGGGCAAGTCTTGCCAAGTCGTCGGTGATTTGCTCCGAAATTTCCTGAAAGGAGATTTTTCCGAGATTTTGCCGGAGCAGATCCACCTCTTGTCCCAAATGGAAGAGGTAGTTCCTGACAGTCGTTGCCAGAGGGACGCTCTCTCCATCTCCCTCAATCCCGGCGCGCAAGATCGTGATCATGACATTGAGATTGTCCAGGCGGATCATGGTGTCGGTCTCCAAGTCGCTGCCTTTGTGGGTGTGGATAACACTGGTCATCTGATCCTCCATCCATAGGGTTTTCCGGTTTTTGGGTCCGGGTAGGGGTAGCACCAGGCTTTTTTTCCATCATTTGACCATTGCACCTTCCAGCCCGGTCCGGTGCAGTCGATCAGATCCCGGAAACTTTTCGCTGTCGGGTCCGCCACGTCGATCCCGTAATCGATCCCCCTCGCCACGCCCTCCGCGACCCATTTTTTATGGATCGAATAGATCCCCCACCCGCCGGCTCCCGCGGCCAGGATGATCCCGACCCCCATGGCGATGAGCCAGTTTTTGTGAAGGGGACGGTTGGACTGGTTCTGGAGCCGGTCCACCGCCTTCCCGATCTCGGTTTCAAGCGTTTCAGAAAGGGCAGCCGCAATTTTGACTTTGGTCTCCTCCTGCATTTTTTCGATTTCGATCTTCGCCTTTTCTCTGGATTCCTTGACCACATCACGAGTGGCCTCGGTCACGTTGACGGAGGCCTCACGGAGGGCTTGGGCGATCTTTTCGACGCCGCCGACGGCATCCATCGCAAGTTCGACCAATACCCAAGCCGGTTCGTTCTCATCGATCCTGTGCTTGTGCGCCGTTTTGACAATTTCAAGCTGACTTGCAGAGGGCACTTTCTCCATTGCCCCCTGCATCATGTTTTTTCCCTTTTCCGGTTCCATTAGATCCCCTTTCCGAAGAGCGGCGCGATCGCGACCAGTCCTTTTTTGTAGAACTCACGGACGGATATCTGATCGAACACTCCCCATCCTTCCGGCCGGGGGCCGTCGATGAGAACGGAGATTCGCCCAAGCGTCCTGTCGAGCTTTGAAAACGCCCCATGGTTCTTGAGCGCCGGGAACATGATCTCGCCCATCACTCCTTCCTTCCGCCGGGGGTGGTGATACCACTCAAAAAGATCGATATCTCCCTTATATAGTGGATAGACAGCCCACCGATTTTCCGGATCAACAACGCTCAGAAGTCCGGAATCGAGACTCTGCACAAGCGCCTTCACCGCCACCGGTCCTTTCTCGAGCCCGTAAGTCACAACCAGGCGATATTCGAGCGCGTCGGCGAGTTCACGAATCGCCCCGGCGAATTCATCGATCGTTTCCCCGGCGCCGGAAGGAAGATTGATGACCACCCGCTCGGCTCCCCTCCTTTCAAGCCCTTCGCCAAAACGGGCCAGGGCGTTCGCGGCATCTCCGGCCCGATTCAGGCTCAGCCCGATCAGTGTCACGCCGGGTTCTCCGGTATATCGTTCCCCGACGTCCGGTTCCTTCGGGTCTGATTCGACAAGCAGGATCTCTCCTTCTTTTAAAAAAGATTCAACGGCGAAGGTTGAAACAAGAGACTTTCCCACGCCGCCTTTATCGCCATGCGAGAAAAAAAGAATTCGATCCATCAGTGTTCTCCTTTACGCTTTGGGTAGATTTTCAAAAAAATCGGTTCCGCCTCCTGGTTGTTTCGTGATTAACCGGGGGCCGGGCCCCTTTTCCGGGGCCGGACCACCCGGCCCCGGGGATTCTTTCTTTTCTTCTTTCCGCTCCTCCTTTCTGTTCTTTTGCTGGTCCTTCCCGGGAATTTTGAGTTTTCCGGAGTCGATTCGTTTTTTGATTCGCACATAGGCTTTCCGAACTGCTTGGGGCGACTCCACGCCAAGCTCCTTCGAAATTTCCTTCCATCCCCAGCCCAGTCCCCGGGCGCGTTCGACATCCTCCATATTGGCCAACACGATTCCTCCCGCTCCTTTCCGAAGCTTTGGCCCTTCCTCAAGCAAAATTTTTATCCCCATCCTTTTCGCCCTCCTTTAGCCCTGATTTAGGACGCCGTTAGCCCCGAATTTGGACGCATATAGGACAATTCGCCCTTGTTTAGCCCATATTTCGGACACATGCGCCCTGATTTGGGACTGACTTGGGACAAATCGGCCCGAATTGGGCCAAAACCACCCCAGGTGCATCGGGTGTGGTGCGGTGCAATTAAGGCCCTTTTCCCCGTCCTGTGATTCGGATCTCTGCGACAGTCACGAGCAGGATTCGAAGTGCCTTTGTCCCCTCCTTTCCTCCGCCTCCCGGGACGACAAAAAAAGGTCGCCCGGGTCCCTGGCGTCGGAAAAGTCATCATTTCTCCGGATGCAGGATCGACTCCGGGCACAGCCGGGGCATTTCAAACTTCCCAGGGACAACGGGGAAGATGCACAATTCCGTGGTTCGGGCAACGTATGGATCCGGGGTGCATTCTTTGGGGATCGACCCTGATCGCCCGCAAACGAACTTGTCCGTCGGGACGGTCCGTCCTGGGACCAGATCCTTCCCGCCTTTGACAGCCACCTCCCTCGCCACCCAGGAGCGGTCCGGGGAGGTGGCCACTTTCAAAAGGAAATCGACCTGACGATTCAAGTCCTCCGTCCATTCCCGATTCCCCCAGGTCACGGCTGCGGTGGCCACAACGACCAGCACGAGTCCCACTTTTCCGATTCTGATCATGACTCTTCCGGCCCTCGCGGCGATCCCGAGAGCACGATCCTGGAACGAAGGCGGCGGGACCGAAAAACTTCCGACACATTCCAGGTCCTTTTCGAGATTTTCGTTGTTCATGGATTTCTCCTTTGTTCATGGTTGATTTTCCTATCCGGATGGGTACGATCATTGCCTGATCGTTCTCCGGTAAACCGGAGCGCTTCTCCCTCGATATATCCGGACCAGTAGGAAAAGGAATCGACGCCGGAAGAGACCAGGGACTTTTTCCCTTCTCTCCCATCGGCGTAGCCCCGGTCGAACGAATCCCTGTCGATTTCGATCCGGATCATTTCAAACACCGGATCCGCACGTTCACGCCTGACCGCTTTTCCCGCCCCCGCCCGGGGGAATGGGGCTCCTGAATCCCGTTCGTTCTTGCCGCCTTTTTGTCGTCCATTTGACCTCCAGCTACCATTTGATTGGGGCAAGATAAAAAATGTCCGTCCGGGTACGACGGTCCTGTTCCACCAACAGATCTCCGTCATGAAGCAACTTCCTGAAGGCGTCCCGGGCTTCCCCAATCGACAGTTGGCATTCCGCTGCGGCTTTTGGAAGATTCGTAGGAGGAGAAAGAATCGGCCCGAAACGGAGATTCACAAGACACCAGGCGTAAACTCTGATGAGGGGAGGATCCGCGATCGTGGCTCCCGTGGGTTTGCCGTTCGAGAAAAGCCGCGAAGAAGGGTCTTCATCGTTCTCGATCCGGACAAGCCCTTTTTCGGCCCACGCCAGAAGTTTTTCCTCGGGGGCTTCTACCTTCTGCCCCGGAAGCCATTCGGCACCGGTGCTCCTGCTCCGGAGGGGGTGAAGCGCATAGGCCTCCATTATTCGACCTCCTCCCAGGTTGTTCCTGTCTCTGTCTGATTTGTTGAGTTGGGAACACCTTGGGAACACGACTCCAGTATTGGTTTGTTCCTATCTGTTCCTATGTTCCTATCTATTCCTGAAGAGTTATTTGAAAAGTGTCGAGAATTTTGAAACGCATTTTCGACAGGAACATTGGGAACAATGGCGTCAGTACTGGATGTTCCAAAGGTGTTCCTATGTGTTCCTCTGTTCGGCTTGGGAACATTTTCTGGGGGGCGATAAACCCACGCCAGCCCTGCCCCGAGTCTCACTCTGACCCGCTCCCATCCGAACCTCTTCAGGGCATTTCCGACTCGAATCTGCGCCGCATGGGAGTGGTCCCGGTTCTCCAAAATCTCCAGGCAATCCCTCAGGACCTCAGTCGTCGTGACCTCCGAACGTCCTGCCAGCCACGGAGCGATGACCTCCTCCCACGAGTCCGACTGATAACGCGCCTCCTGTTCGTCTTTGGCCTGTTCCGGAACCTCCCACCACGTTTCTCCGGCCCGGTATCGGTGGACCGCTTCGGCCCAAAGCTGGTCCCGGTCTCTGGCCAGGGCCTCCAGATCTATCTTTCCGCACCTGACAGGCCAAAACCGTCGAGCTCCGGTCGGATCTTTGAGATAATCGTTGTCGTTCGCGGTCGAAACAAAAATAGACTGCCTAGGGTATCGAGCGGGGTCACGACGGTAAGCCAGGCGAATAAAATCTGAGCGGGTACTGAGTTGCATTTTGATTCGATTGCGGTCGGCGCGGCCCATCCCCTCAAGGTCTGCAAACTCGACGCACCACAAACCGATCAGCGCCCCCTCGAAATCCCGGCTGTCCGGGGTGGCCTTCATTTCTGCGGTCCAGTCGGCACCAAAAAGTGTTTGTAGAGAGGATGATTTCCGGGCGCCTTGGGAGCCTTCCAAAATCACCATCGTGTCGAGTTTGGTTCCAGGATTGAAGATCCGGGCTACAGCCCCGATCAGAAGGTTTCTTCCCACCGCGCGGGTGTACTCGTCGTCCCGAACGCAGTAATAAACCGGCAACAGGGTGTCGATCCGGGCGGTCCCGTCCCATCGGAGCCCGGAGAGCCAATCTCGAACGGGATGGAAGGGCCGCTCTCGGGCGACCGCCTCCACCGCATCCCGGATTCGGGCGACGGGTATAATACATCCCCGCCCGTATAACGTTTCGATGTGTTCGGCCATCCGGAACAGGTCGGCCTCCTCGACGGCCCGGTCTCCGAGGCAAACCAGACGGGAGAACTCGTTGTACCTAAAGGTCTGTCCCGCCGGGTCGTTCCGGAGGACGAGTCCCAAAGACCGAGAATTCGGGATGAGACGCCCGGTGGGTGTTCTGTCGAGTTGGCCTGTCCATGCCATGGAGACAGGATCGGGGGGAGATGGAGAGGGAGAATCGCTCACCAGGGCGTAGACATCATCCAGCGTATGCCCGAAGGCGAGATAATCGTCGATTCCCTGTTTTTCTCCTTTGGGGCCTGAAGGAAGATCCAGATAGCGGAGGGAGGCCGTCCTGTCCTGAAGAAATCCTGCCAGGGCCTCTCGGGCCTTGCCGACCCGGGGGTTGGTCGCCGTATCGGAATCGAACGCAATGACCACTGACCGACCCCGCCAATCGACGCCCTTAAGGTCCTGTATCGCCTCAGATCCGGACCAAGCATCGACTCCAGGCAAGGCAAGACAATATATCCCCTTGCTCCCGAGCGCATCAGATTTTTTGACACCTTCTGTAATCCAAATTTCGCCCCCCGGGGCCGGAAACGGAAGAACAGTAGGGAAATCGATTCGATGGGCCGCCCCCATGAAGGTGTCGTACTTGACGGCTTTCCCGTTTTTGTCCTGTCGAGGCCGGTCCGGACGGATCTGGACCGAGATGACCCTCCCCTCCCGATTCCAGAGTGGGACGAGAAGGGCGGGAACACGAGCCTGCCACGGCTGAAACCCCAAACTCACCAAGATCGATTTGTTCCGGATTGTCCGATAACCTCGGGCGACGACCACCTCGGGAGAGATACAGGAGGAGTCGAGCATGCGGGCATGATCCGAGTCCAGCGTTTGGGGCAGGGCCTCGACGATCCGGTGCAGGTCCCCCGGGATTGGGAGGGGGATCATCTCCCGGATTCTGCCTCCGTCAGAGGCAACCGGAGGGTCCAGGGCATCGAGATCGCGGGTATGATTTATCAACGGGTCACCTGTCCGCATTTTTGGTTTTCCGGACGGTTTCGGCTTTATTGGGTCGCCCTCTGTGTCGAACGGGGTTTTCCAAGGATTCTGAGGATGAGGAGGGAGTATCCAAGCCGTTAACCGTCTTTGAATCAATCCATCTCTGGACCTCATCAATATCGTAAAGAACTGATGATCCAACTTTTTTATAGGGAGGATGGCGGTGAGGAGCAGCAGTCCTATTCCGGCGAATTGTTGAAATCGATTGTCTGAGCCAATCTGCCAATTCGAATTCTTTGATCAGTTTCGACATATTCATCTCCCAGTGATAGACTTACAAAGAGAAGAACAACACCTCATGCAACGCATCATGCAACACATCATTAGTGTAGAGATCAAAAACTAGGAAGTCAAGGATGATAATTGATAGACGTACTCTCATATCTGACCTGATCAAATTGGAGGGAAAATCTGCTTCGGCCCTTGCTGGGGAGATCGGAATTCACAGAGGTAATGTCACCCGATGGCTTAAATCCGGAGGATCAGCTATTAGTTCAGAAACCCAGAATAAGATCCTGTCATTGCTTAATGTTGATGCCGATGAACAGTCTTTGGATAAGAAAGTCGTCCACATATGGAACTTAAAAGGGGGAGATCTTTCCCCTCTAGTCCGTACTCTTGCGTGGGCAAGTTCCAATCCGTATGAAATGGTCTATATGGCTCCAAATACCCTCCGGGTCAAGGATTGGCTTTCCCCAGAATGGCGATCAAGCTTGGAAAATCCCATTCAAATTGGTGTGGCCCTTCCTCTCGCCTTGTTTGATCCCCAAAAAAAGATCCGGATCCTCTTTCGCCGCACCTTGGGCGCGATCGCAGTAAATCCTCAGGAGATTGATATTCTTGTCGATTCTGGCTTATCCAGGTGGAAAACCGTCCCAAAAGATATTTTTTTTGCCAAAACAACCATCCGGATCGATCCAAACATCTTTGATAATTGTCTATCTGGCAAGATTTCAATCGAGGAATACGACCAGATATTGGGATTGGAGTCCGCGATAAGTACAGAGAAGACTCCGGGGACTTGGGAGGAGCTTCTCAAACAAATCCAGGCCAAGGGGATTTCCCTCAAGGAGGCTTCCGAAAAAATCCTTGGAAGAGGGGAAGGAGGAAATTGATTGAAAAGATAGCAAATTATTCTTTGTGAAAATCGTAGAAAAGAGAATATCTACAAATGGAGGTGAAAAATGACAAATTTAAATGCGTGGAAACAAAATCGGATTAGGGTTCTTCGGACACTTTTCAATGAAAATGGAGCGATTGCCGGATCCGGACCCATGTCGCTCCTGGCGGGGATCGGAGTTCTTGGTCTTATCTTTTTTACCGGACTCGGTGTGGACCGTCAGAGCGCCCAGACCGTCTCAATGCTTCAGGAGGACCCGTTAGTCCAAGCAGTCCAACAAGCGGTTCAACTGGGCCAGAAAGAGGAGTCCGAAAGGGCGTGTATCTATTGGAGAATTGACAAACACGGACACTTCACCACCACTTTAAGTAGGAGGGACTTCTATTGACGCTCCTCCAATCCATCTTTGAACCGATCCGTCAGCATTCTTGAGCCGAGCAGGAAAAAAGGATCCGATTCGGCTCCCTGATAAAGGCCTTTTTCAAGACAGACCAGATTTGATAGAAAGGCGAATGGATTTTCCCTCCAGAAGGCTTCTGAAAGACTTTTGGGAAGAGGGGGAGGAGGCACTTGATGATCACAGTGGATCAGGTTCAGTCGCATCTGGGAAAAGCTCCTTACATTCAGAACATTCAGAAGACAGAAGACCTCAAGAACTTCTTGAGAATTCGGCGTACACAAGTGGAATACTGAGCTATGTTTGACGTTTTCACAGAAGAAATTGAAGTCCTCATTAAGGACGGGATTGCCAATCTCTATTGGTACAAGGGCGACTTACACAAGGCATGGTTAAGGTCTGGTGTTGCGCTTGCTGTGCGCGAAGAAATTGTTCTACTGAAATCCGATGACGGTAGAGAATTATCGAAGCGCCGTCAAATGGACGCACTTTATGATCGCCTTCGCAATGGCGATTACGAAAAGCGTTTGGAGATTTCAAGAAACTTTGTCCGAATTCTCGTCGAACACTCAGGATTTACCCCTCAAAACGAAAAACATCGAGTTGAGATCGCGGAACGTAATGCCCTCAAGCTAAGAGAGTTAATCCGCCAACAGGAAAAAACCCGTGAGTACCGGGATAGCATCCGCGCAAGAGCAGAAAAGGCATCCCGTGAAACCTATGATTCCAAACTCGGCGAACTCCGCATAAAGTTTGCCGAGGCGCATGACCTACCGCCACAAAAGAAGGGCTACGCACTCGAAAAATTGTTCACCGAGCTTATGAGAATCAGCGGCATCCCCGTTGAGGAACCATTCAGAATCGAGGGTGAACAACTCGATGGTGCAATCAAATACGATGGCCACTACTACTTGGTTGAATTGAAATGGATTGAGGAAAAAACGGAACCGAAAGAAATCGGTCACTTCTTCTACAAAGTCGACGGAAAACTTCAGTCTAGAGGACTCTTTCTAGCGATGAACGGGTTTTCCGATGGTGCGATAGCTACCCTCCCAAAGGGAAAAGAACTAAAGGTTTTGCTCCTTGATGGAAACCATTTGGCCAATGTCATTTACGGGCTATATAAGTTTCAGGAACTTCTTGAACATGCTATTCGACAAGCTTCACTGCGTGGAGAAATCTATTGTGCGCATAACCTACAAAGCTAGCTGAACTTTCATCTTTAAATACTGGTTCACCTGAAAGATAAGCAATTCAATTTTACGGAAGCGAAAGGATTGCTCGACAAATGACGACCCTCCATTCCATCCTTGAACAGATCCGTCAGCATTCCCAGTCCGAGCGGGAAAAAGGGGACCGTTTCGAGATCCTGATGAAGGCGTTTTTCAAGGCGGATCCAACTTGGGCCGACCGATTCGAGGATGTCTGGATATGGAAGGAATGGCCGGAACTTGCCCATTACCAATTTTCCCAGCAAGACACAGGAATCGATCTCGTTGCCAAAGAATGGGATGGAGGATGGTGTGCCATTCAATGCAAGTGTTTCGACCCGCATTACAATGTCCAGAAGGCAGATATCGACTCTTTCTTTACCCTGTCCGGAAAGAAGCCTTTTTCCGCTCGTCTGATTGTTTCGACCACAGACAAATGGAGCGTCCATGCGGAAGAAGCCCTGGCCGACCAGCAGATTCCGATCAACCGGATTGGATTATCCGACCTGGCCGATAGCCGGATCGACTGGAGCCGGGTTGTTCCTGATCATTACGACATTCTTTCCCTTCATTCCCGAAAGTCCTTGCTCTCCCACCAGCAGGAAGCCGTCTCGAAGGTTCTGTCCGGTTTTCAGACCTCGGACAGGGGAAAACTGGTCATGGCCTGCGGCACGGGGAAGACCTTTACCTCCCTGAAGATTGCCGAAGCGATTGTTCCTCAAGGGGGAGCGATTCTCTTCCTTTCTCCCTCCATTTCTCTTGTGTCCCAATCCCTCACGGAATGGACACGAGAGGCAGAGGCTCCTTTCCGTGCTTTTGCCGTTTGCTCCGATTCCAAGGTCGGGAAAAGGAAGGATCCCTTCGAAGATATCCGGGCACATGATCTGGCCTATCCGGCCACTACTGATCCAGTGAAATTGGCCCAGGCCGTTCAAGCTCACGCTTCGGCCCGGCGGAAAGTCATCTTTTCCACCTACCAGTCTATCGAAGTACTCCATGAAGCCCAGATCCATCACGGCCTTCCGGAGTTTGACCTTGTCATTTGCGACGAAGCCCACAGAACGACTGGAGCGACTCAATCAGGAGAAGCCGATTCAGCGTTTGTGGCCGTTCACCGACTGGACTATCTTCTCGCCCGAAAACGGCTGTTCATGACGGCAACGCCTAGAATCTATGCCGACAGCGCGAAGTCGAAGGCCAAGGAAAACGACATTCAAGTCTACTCGATGGACGATCCGGCCATTTATGGCCCGGAATTTCACCGTCTCGGATTCGGAGAGGCCGTGAAAAAGGGGCTCCTTTCCGATTACAAGGTTCTTGTTCTCGTCATGGATCAACAGGATATCTCGCGACGGTTTCCTTATCTACTGAGTCAGGAAGGTGAGGAACTCAAGCTTCCGGATGTGGCCAAGATCATCGGATGCTGGAACGGATTGTCCAAACGGGTCTTCGAAAATAGCCATGAAGAGAACCTGACCGATCCGGCTCCCATGAAACGGGCCGTGGCCTTCGCCCGATCCATCGCCGATTCCAAACAAGTCTCCTCCCAGTTCGATCATATCGTCACCCAGTATCTTGACAGTTTCGATCCTCACGAAGAAATCCGGGAATCTCCCTTGAAGTGTGAAGTCAACCATGTCGATGGGACCTTCAACATCCTTTTAAGGAATTCCCTTCTGGATTGGCTGAAAAGCGATCCCGGCCCCAATGCCTGCCGGATCTTGTCCAATGCCCGATGTCTTTCGGAGGGGGTGGACGTTCCGTCC
The sequence above is drawn from the Leptospirillum ferriphilum ML-04 genome and encodes:
- a CDS encoding helix-turn-helix domain-containing protein; its protein translation is MIIDRRTLISDLIKLEGKSASALAGEIGIHRGNVTRWLKSGGSAISSETQNKILSLLNVDADEQSLDKKVVHIWNLKGGDLSPLVRTLAWASSNPYEMVYMAPNTLRVKDWLSPEWRSSLENPIQIGVALPLALFDPQKKIRILFRRTLGAIAVNPQEIDILVDSGLSRWKTVPKDIFFAKTTIRIDPNIFDNCLSGKISIEEYDQILGLESAISTEKTPGTWEELLKQIQAKGISLKEASEKILGRGEGGN
- a CDS encoding type IV secretion system DNA-binding domain-containing protein — translated: MKNDNTQIQKPPSDLPGLLFAGVLMTVLTSLGLWFAWMKLTRGYSPGLAVALWGEAVAYILPPGHVISLGPAKSLAEMDPGLARSLLLAWKILSTVSFVLVGIAVLRLSRGPQPVRHKRGDQLRNDAGPIRKQIRTRYGRPDGIFVHPEIRIPETLEVRSFSLVGSPGSGKTTVLNGMVDQAIQRGDRSLIFDFKGDFTERIPDGKKMILSPWDARAVRWALGSDVSTEVQARLLAECLIPINPRDTQPMWGNASRAILRAELHRLMAERRGTWGFHELGDALLADILCPDSDEVVQNLVKRYNPEASRIVQDLTSKTTLSVLIDQSAALGDTLLLSRFDLELKKAGRPFLPLRSCLSGEMQEKGNTPPVILPVHPDSKTLTSVFVSAVFALSSSIVTHFPDASPSGRRIWFFLDEVPQAGRIPPITDFLVTARSKGCRTVLGFQTPAQVAETYGEKTLEIWDNATSVKIFLQCVSPEAKKYVSQSIGEREILAFKKSDNIGIAPTHTGHTTNWVDEREKLVSPDEAASLLGPGKNGVTGIVQIAGCDPAVLTWSFRNYPKAAEARQLVPLPLRGIATPEAPGRSESERERIPEEEIDRPETRRDTKEPGQRKSPEPASVRVTPLPKAPEASGKEDEESPVGRIAEEAMVEPAHLDPTLTVLKLLAEISAPAPPASGIRAEEQVAANRKDREEEDEEER
- a CDS encoding restriction endonuclease, with translation MFDVFTEEIEVLIKDGIANLYWYKGDLHKAWLRSGVALAVREEIVLLKSDDGRELSKRRQMDALYDRLRNGDYEKRLEISRNFVRILVEHSGFTPQNEKHRVEIAERNALKLRELIRQQEKTREYRDSIRARAEKASRETYDSKLGELRIKFAEAHDLPPQKKGYALEKLFTELMRISGIPVEEPFRIEGEQLDGAIKYDGHYYLVELKWIEEKTEPKEIGHFFYKVDGKLQSRGLFLAMNGFSDGAIATLPKGKELKVLLLDGNHLANVIYGLYKFQELLEHAIRQASLRGEIYCAHNLQS
- a CDS encoding VapE domain-containing protein; translated protein: MINHTRDLDALDPPVASDGGRIREMIPLPIPGDLHRIVEALPQTLDSDHARMLDSSCISPEVVVARGYRTIRNKSILVSLGFQPWQARVPALLVPLWNREGRVISVQIRPDRPRQDKNGKAVKYDTFMGAAHRIDFPTVLPFPAPGGEIWITEGVKKSDALGSKGIYCLALPGVDAWSGSEAIQDLKGVDWRGRSVVIAFDSDTATNPRVGKAREALAGFLQDRTASLRYLDLPSGPKGEKQGIDDYLAFGHTLDDVYALVSDSPSPSPPDPVSMAWTGQLDRTPTGRLIPNSRSLGLVLRNDPAGQTFRYNEFSRLVCLGDRAVEEADLFRMAEHIETLYGRGCIIPVARIRDAVEAVARERPFHPVRDWLSGLRWDGTARIDTLLPVYYCVRDDEYTRAVGRNLLIGAVARIFNPGTKLDTMVILEGSQGARKSSSLQTLFGADWTAEMKATPDSRDFEGALIGLWCVEFADLEGMGRADRNRIKMQLSTRSDFIRLAYRRDPARYPRQSIFVSTANDNDYLKDPTGARRFWPVRCGKIDLEALARDRDQLWAEAVHRYRAGETWWEVPEQAKDEQEARYQSDSWEEVIAPWLAGRSEVTTTEVLRDCLEILENRDHSHAAQIRVGNALKRFGWERVRVRLGAGLAWVYRPPENVPKPNRGTHRNTFGTSSTDAIVPNVPVENAFQNSRHFSNNSSGIDRNIGTDRNKPILESCSQGVPNSTNQTETGTTWEEVE